The DNA window tgaaatttgatttaacaattaaaacacGGACTCACTCTGAAattaattcaaatttcaaaagttcGGATTGTTTAATGAGGAGGATTGTGTGGAATGGATCTAGAGACGATCCCTTTcccaaagaaaagaagaaaatctccaaatttgaaggaataagagagaaaggagggcCCATACGGGTCATGTTTCCACCAGGAAAATCAAAgggaatgtttggtttttcaagtcagaaataataaaaaaccagtTGAATCTCTTAAAACCATCACCATCAAACTTGTGCTTGctcttattttctaattttttttttatgaaaaaagaagaaaaagatatcCAAGATTAAATCATTGCGTTATGATTTGTTGAAAGTGAAATATGATAACGTAAACATCTTAATGTGTTGTCGAACAAAACACGAAACTAAACCTCATGATCCAAGACTTACACAGGCGCTTGCGTCTTGGACCAAGTACACATCAATCATGGGTGGAAAAACGAATTAATCGTACATGGTGTCCGTGGGTGTTCATGCCAACAGGATCCTTTCCGAATTCTTTTGGTAAGGATATTGAGGATATGTTAATCATGTTTGTTCATCGTATGTCGTGAGGTCAGTTTTTATCAAatattgtttgtgtttaattttaaataaaaatatttaaaataatttttttactgcacgatgtacgatgaacggacaaaATTGACGGATCTccgagatcctcacaaaaaggattCGGCGAGGAACCGGGTTGGAGTGCAGCTGTACACTATAAAAGTAAGAAAGCGTACTGACCGTTGGATCTAAATACGCAATCAAAGGTTcccattaaaaattgaaaataaatgaaAGGTGGCCGTTTGCGTGCGTTTGGTTGGATAAATTCGACCGTTGGACACCAAAACAGAGACTTAAACAAAGGATCCGTTACCAAAAGTGTTACTGCTTCCATCTCGGTTTGACTTCTGCACTGAGGAAGACAAACTGCGAAAGCCAAAAGGGAAGCCAAAGAGAAAGGAGCAGagagggtgtgtgtgtgtgtgtgagagagagagagagagagagatcttgGAGACCCACTTCCCACTAAGTGTTTTTCTCTCGTGTCTTAAGTAAAAAATGGTTGCAAAAACCCCACCAAAGCAGAGGAAAATGGTAGCCCCTCTCAATCCTCTTCTCCTCAGAGAAACAGTGAAGAAGGTGAGctacttcaatttttttcttgggGTTCAAAAACTCCAGAGTTGAAAGTTCAGTTCTTTGTAACTCTGGCATCGATCTTTGGAGGAATTTGAATATCTCATGGATTTTCATGTGGTTTGGAGCAATGGGTTTCTGTAATTTTGTGGGTTCGTGAAGGTGGATagatgaattaaaaaatttcatagaaagaagaaaaaaaaccaagaaTTTGAAAGTTTTGTTTTCTGCCTTTCCTTCGTTTCCTCAGCGCAGAGCATCTGTGTTTTGAGGAATTTGAATCTATCTGATGGGATTTCTTGTGTTTTGGACTAATGGGTTTGTGTTGTTATGTGGATTTGTGAAGGTGGATAGATGTATGGCTCGGTTGCAGGAGCTGCAGTACACAGTTTCGGGCGGTGCGAAGGTGATCTCAGGAGTAAGTCTCAGCCCTCGGAGTACTAGAGGTTATCTCAGGACTAGCCTCCGATGCAAACAAGAAACTGCAAGGTAATTGAGAATCTGATTTGAATTTGATTTGTACAAACCAGGAACAAAAAATCCCAGCTTTTGCTTGAATTTGAAGTTTTTGATTAGTTTTGGTCAGTTTTGATATTGGAACTCAAAAGGGTCTTTTGATGTATGCAGGATTAAAGGCTCAGCCCCTAGAAAATCTCCTGTTGGCAAGTTTCCAGCAAAGGCAGgaggtatctctctctctctctctctctctctctctctctctctctctctctctctctctccctccctaaAATCATAGATATATGGCCAAATGGGTTTTCTGACATGAAGTTTATTCTTCACTTTTCTCAAAGAACAAAATTGAGTTTAGGTTCAAAATCTGaaccttttgtttttgaaaatacGACATTCTAAACTGCTTTAATCCACGGGAGGGGTATTCTAGCTCTTCGGTACAAATATGTTTGCCACACTGTGATGTCCAACTAATCTAACCCACGTCTACGAATTTTCCTTCTTTCCTTTCTAACCTGTTCTTTGGAAACCAAAGCAAGATTTTTTTGAATTGGGTAGTAACTTCATTGCTATTGAATTCAGGGGAGTGGCAGAGAATGTCCTTGCCGGCAATGCTGGTCGGTGAAACCGTCGGAGAAATTCTACAAGCAAGCCAATTTGCAAGAGAAATAATAGCAGCAGTTggcaacaaaacaaagaaaaccacTTCAGAAGACCCCAAAACCCCAATGACACAACAAAGGAAACAAAGGCAGAGCCCTGAAAACACAGAGCTCAGGGCcaggagaaagaaggagaagCACAACAAGCCTCCGTCCACTCGATCAGAATCCGGTTCCCCGGTACTGCAACGGGCTCGTTCCCGGATCAATTTCAAGGTCTCACCTCCACacaagagagaaatggagaaagAAAACAACAGATACGTGGCAAACAGAGTATCTCCGAAAAATAGGCCATGGGCTAAAAAAAGTGTCTTGTTTCCCAACCCTTTGTTTTCGGCTTCAAATTCTTCTCAGCAGCAGAAGTTCTGCAGAACAAGATCACCGGTCATTGGCAGAAACGATTGTAACAATGATAGGCCAAGGATTCAGACTCCGCACAAGTTCTTGATCAAGTCCCCGCCTTCTGCTTCGAAGTTTCCTTCACCTTCCAAGTTTCAGATCAAGATCAAGAGCCCTCCATTGGTTTCTTCTCTGTCTCCAACGAAAGCCAAGAAGTCACCGAAGATGTCAACTGCTTCAAAACTTCGCAGGTCATTTTCGCCGTCAAGATTGGCAACTAGGTTGGTGTCACCATTGAAGAGCAGAAAGAGTGTGCAGAAGAGTAGTGATGGAGCACTATTAATGCATGGTTTGAAACAGCGTCCGACTCCCTCAGTGCCATTGGGACTTTCAGCTCGGAGAATTTGAAACATATTTATGCATATATTGGTGGTTTTGTTTGATTCTTTTGGTGTTTCAGATATTTTCTCAATGTCCATAGTCTCGAAATTTCATTGATCATTTTTCGTTTATAAGTGTGAATTTGTCATCCATTTTTTCATGTACaagatttgactttcgagtgaTATTCAATAAGTTTGATTTTTTATGCATATATTGGTGGTTTTGTTTGATTCTTTTGGTGTTTCAGATATTTTTTCAATGTCCATAGTCTCGAAATTTCATTGATCATTTTTCGTTTATAAGTGTGAATTTGTCATCCATTTTTTCATGTACaagatttgactttcgagtgaTATTCAAtaagtttgattttttatttttttttggagacGTTATGTTTTTTAAGAGCTTTCGCCCCTACACTCGAGGTCCTAATTTTGATTCCCCATCCCTTGTATTCGTATGTTAAACTTTGTACAATTTCGATATTAAGAGTGTCCTTACCACCATCACCTGAGCCAGGGGACCTTAACCAAATGCCTGAATGGTAACATCAAAAGATGGGTGCCCACTATATCCTCTCTTGTTAAAAGTCGAATCTGAGCAACACCTTTTCGAGGATTTGTTGGAAGTTTGGAAGGGGCCTAGAAGCGAAGTTAATGGTGTGGCTCACTGTTGCTTTGCTTTCTGAATTGAGGATTATGGAACATTTTTGTTGAGTCAGTAGACCACCACTCTCCTTGATTTGTTTCTGAACAAGGACGGCCTGAGGTACcatttggtacgtgggatgggACGGAACGTAGTGGGACGGGACGCACTCGTCTCAAGTTTGGTGCGCCAATTTGCCTGGAACGCGCTGTCCTGTGGAATGGATTTTAGTCAAACTTTCGTGCCACCCTCCCCCAAAACGACTTGCTCTAGCCCATGGAACACAAAAACAGATCAACTAAAAAACGGAGTTCTCTTGTTTTTCCGGGAAAACAAGTTTCTTTGATCGCACTTCAAATTTTCCGAGAAACTGAGtgacaaaaacccaacaaaaagcAATTTTCTTTGCGTTTGATTTCTATattcaaagaagaaaaacagcAAAACGAAGAAAATCCAGATCGAATAAAAGGTTCTTGAGAAAGCCAAAGAGAGGGAAATTTTTTGGGGAAACAAACAGGAAGAACATAAGGGTACCGGGGAAATCCGATGAAAGGCCATGGCCAATGCTGTCGCTTGAGGGATGGGATGGCGAGGATTAGGCAGAAGATGTGAGGGATAATGTTGAACTCGTCGGCAATGGCTTAGGTAAGGTCGAACTCGTCAGAGTGGATGGGTACGATT is part of the Malus domestica chromosome 12, GDT2T_hap1 genome and encodes:
- the LOC103450945 gene encoding microtubule-binding protein TANGLED; this translates as MVAKTPPKQRKMVAPLNPLLLRETVKKVDRCMARLQELQYTVSGGAKVISGVSLSPRSTRGYLRTSLRCKQETARIKGSAPRKSPVGKFPAKAGGEWQRMSLPAMLVGETVGEILQASQFAREIIAAVGNKTKKTTSEDPKTPMTQQRKQRQSPENTELRARRKKEKHNKPPSTRSESGSPVLQRARSRINFKVSPPHKREMEKENNRYVANRVSPKNRPWAKKSVLFPNPLFSASNSSQQQKFCRTRSPVIGRNDCNNDRPRIQTPHKFLIKSPPSASKFPSPSKFQIKIKSPPLVSSLSPTKAKKSPKMSTASKLRRSFSPSRLATRLVSPLKSRKSVQKSSDGALLMHGLKQRPTPSVPLGLSARRI